The sequence below is a genomic window from Oscillospiraceae bacterium.
GGTAATCCGTTTCACCAGTTCGTCGTAGAGCAGGAGCAGCAGCTCCCCCTGCGTCATCGTATTGACGGACTGCTCCTTGTACTGCTGATAGCCCCGTATGTCCATGCGCTCGGTCCTTTCTGTCAGGAGCTCGTCCCGCCCATCATGCTCATGATGGAGGAGCTCTGGGAGTTCATCTGCATAATGAGCTGCTCCAGGCGGGAGAACTGCCGGGTGTAGTAGTCCACCTTGTCGGACAGCTTGTCCTGCCACTTCTCAATCTGGGTGTCGTACTCGTCCATCTGGTCCTTGAGGGAGTTGTCCAGCAGGGAGACGGGGGAGTACTTCGACCCCGCCTTGTTGATCAGAATCCCCTTGGTGCCCGAGGTGGAGGCGTAGGCGTCCACCTGCGCCTTCAGCTTGGACATCAGCCCGTCGGTGGAGCTGCCCGCGCCCGCCACCTTGGTAAAGGCCTCGGTCACGGAGTCGGGGTTATTCTCCAGCGCCTCCCGCAGCGCCGTCTCGTCCAGGCTCAGCGTGGTCAGGCCGTCGGAGTAGTCGGTGCTCAGGCCCATGGCCCGCAGGGCGGCCCCGTCGCTCCCGGAGGGCGCGATGGCGGAGAGCAGCTTGCCGTAGAGGCTGGACAGGTCGCTGTCTCCGAACAGGAGGCCCTGCTTGGCCTTCTCCTCGTAGTTTTTGATGGCGGTCTCGGTCATGTCCTCCTTGTCGCTCTCGGTCAGGGGCTCGTACTTGCTCTTGTCCGACTTCTGGGCGGGCAGGGTGGAGTAGGCGTCCCGGATCTCCTTGGCCATGGCGTTGTAGTCCTCCACCATGCTCTTGATGGCGCCCATAATCTTTTCCGTGTCCGCCTTGGTGGTGAAGGTGACCGCCTCCGTCCCGGCGGCGAAGGTGTCCTTCACCGTGACGGACATGCCGTCCACGTCGAAGGTGTTGTTGCTGCGCACCAGGCTCATGGCCGTGCCGTTGATGGTGACGTTCAGCTTGGCGTCCACACCGGCGGTGTAGTTGGAGCCGGCGCCCGCCGCCGCGGGGTCGATCGCGCCGAACAGCCGCTCGGCCAGCCCCCCGCTATCGATGCTGATCTGCTGCCCCGCCCCGGTCTCCTTGCTCTGAAAGACGAACTGGTTGGTGGTCTTGGAGTAGTTGACGTTGACCCCGGCCTCCGTGTTGCTGTTGATGTCCACCAGCACGGTCTCAAGCGCGGTGTCCTCCGTATAGGTGCCGATGAGCGTGTCGTTGATGCGCAGCTCGTAGCCCTGCACCTGGTTGCCCGCCTCGTCCAGCAGGTACCCCTGCTCGTCCACCAGCCTCCCGTCGGCGTCCAGGTAGGTGCCGTCGTCCTGCTTGGCCGCCTTCCCGCTGCCCGGCACCGGCGCCGTCGTCAGGCCGTCCAGCACGCCGCTGAGCTCCCCCAGCGTTTTGCCGGTATTCAGGTAGGTGCTGGCCGTGCTGTCCAGGCCCAGGGCCTTGTTCACGCCTGAGCTGACGGCCAGGCTGGAGCCGGGCTGGATTTCAAACGTCAGGTGGGTGCTGCCCATGGTACTGTAGTCGAGCCCCGCAGTTATCTTGCCGGTGCCAAACGCCTTTTCCAGGGATTTGTTGAGCTTGCTTACATAGTCGGCCGCGGTGATCGTCTCCCCGCTCGCCACCTCGGGCAGGGTGATCTTCTTTGTCACGCCGTCCAGGGTGAAGGACATCGTCTTGCCCGACAGGTACTCCGCGGTCTTGACCGTCTTGCTCAGCTTGGCGGGGTCCACGGTGAAGGCGTCCGGCTTGTCGTCCCCGCCGGTGGTAAAGCCCAGCGCGTCCTTGATATTGTCGCTGGCGCCGCTGAGGTACACCTGGTTGCCGCCGCCCTTCTTGTCGGAAAAGCTGATCTTCCCGGTGGTGGCGTCCAGCTGGACGTCGATAAGCTCGCTGGCCTTGTAGCTCCTGCCGCTGTCCATGGTGATGGTCTGCTGGCTGAGCTTGTCCGCGATGGCGTTTTTCAGCTCCTCGGCGGTGGTGTAGACCTCGTTCTCGTCAAAGGTAATGCCCACCGACTTGCCGCCGTACTGAAAGCTCATAAAGCCGCCCAGGGTGCTCAGTTGCATATCCCCGGCCAGATCCACCGAGCCGCCGCCCCGGATCACCGTGGCGCTGTTGCCGGGGCTGTACAGCCCGGCCGTGTGCACGTAGCGGCTGGCGGTGGCCAGCTGATCCACGCTGTCGATCTGCACGCTGCTGTTGGTCTTGCCGGTGGCCGAGACCTTGCCCGCGTTGGCGCCGTTGGCGACGACGTTCACCGCCTTGTTGAAAAAGCTGGCGCTGAGCAGGTTGGTGGAGGAGGTGTAGGAGGTGTACTTCCGGGCGAACTGCACCATCTTGTCGGTGATGCTCCGGTACGCCTCCTGCTTCCAGTCCAGCTTGGTCTGCTTCTGCTGCAGACCGCTGATTTTGAGGCGGATGCCGCTCACCGAGTTTTCAATCATGCTCTCG
It includes:
- the fliD gene encoding flagellar hook-associated protein 2, coding for MASVSGVSSGNVSSLYGNRNVLTGLASGMDTESMIENSVSGIRLKISGLQQKQTKLDWKQEAYRSITDKMVQFARKYTSYTSSTNLLSASFFNKAVNVVANGANAGKVSATGKTNSSVQIDSVDQLATASRYVHTAGLYSPGNSATVIRGGGSVDLAGDMQLSTLGGFMSFQYGGKSVGITFDENEVYTTAEELKNAIADKLSQQTITMDSGRSYKASELIDVQLDATTGKISFSDKKGGGNQVYLSGASDNIKDALGFTTGGDDKPDAFTVDPAKLSKTVKTAEYLSGKTMSFTLDGVTKKITLPEVASGETITAADYVSKLNKSLEKAFGTGKITAGLDYSTMGSTHLTFEIQPGSSLAVSSGVNKALGLDSTASTYLNTGKTLGELSGVLDGLTTAPVPGSGKAAKQDDGTYLDADGRLVDEQGYLLDEAGNQVQGYELRINDTLIGTYTEDTALETVLVDINSNTEAGVNVNYSKTTNQFVFQSKETGAGQQISIDSGGLAERLFGAIDPAAAGAGSNYTAGVDAKLNVTINGTAMSLVRSNNTFDVDGMSVTVKDTFAAGTEAVTFTTKADTEKIMGAIKSMVEDYNAMAKEIRDAYSTLPAQKSDKSKYEPLTESDKEDMTETAIKNYEEKAKQGLLFGDSDLSSLYGKLLSAIAPSGSDGAALRAMGLSTDYSDGLTTLSLDETALREALENNPDSVTEAFTKVAGAGSSTDGLMSKLKAQVDAYASTSGTKGILINKAGSKYSPVSLLDNSLKDQMDEYDTQIEKWQDKLSDKVDYYTRQFSRLEQLIMQMNSQSSSIMSMMGGTSS